One region of Streptococcus salivarius genomic DNA includes:
- a CDS encoding minor capsid protein — MNNNDFSEVLKDFLAGLGLPLTPRLDYLNEGEDLVIYALPGGKVEDEDMAGTQILSLPYEIAIKSKDQQKVNATLWKINTELSKIGLELPSLNNSYTFLSLKVETPSLNDVNDQDYYIYLLDLQATIEVERSLN, encoded by the coding sequence GTGAATAACAATGATTTTTCAGAGGTGTTAAAAGATTTTCTAGCTGGTCTAGGCTTGCCACTAACACCTCGACTAGATTACCTAAACGAAGGTGAAGACTTGGTAATATACGCATTGCCCGGCGGCAAGGTTGAAGACGAAGATATGGCTGGCACACAGATTCTGTCGCTGCCTTACGAAATCGCCATTAAATCAAAAGACCAACAAAAAGTGAACGCAACACTTTGGAAAATCAACACTGAGCTTTCCAAAATCGGTCTTGAATTACCAAGTTTAAACAATTCTTACACATTCTTGTCATTGAAAGTTGAGACACCGAGCCTTAACGATGTCAATGACCAAGACTATTACATTTACTTGCTAGACTTGCAAGCAACTATTGAAGTAGAAAGGAGCCTTAATTAA
- a CDS encoding minor capsid protein codes for MGADVTIKVDLQGLEKKCSPEAVRRGQIAMSNQMLLDMNKYTPVQSGHLRGSGHSNVDTLVWSTPYARIRFYNRRLKLFFSEKQRKFFFANKDRLLAQKPKPGTGGRWDKKAAAKHSKQWGQVAIRAMGVR; via the coding sequence ATGGGTGCTGATGTAACTATCAAGGTAGATTTGCAGGGGCTTGAAAAGAAATGCAGTCCTGAAGCGGTCAGACGTGGACAGATTGCCATGAGTAATCAAATGCTCTTGGACATGAACAAGTACACACCAGTCCAGTCGGGACACTTGCGAGGTAGCGGACACTCTAACGTTGATACGTTGGTATGGTCAACACCTTATGCACGAATTAGGTTCTACAATCGTAGGCTTAAATTATTCTTTTCAGAGAAACAACGTAAGTTTTTCTTTGCGAATAAGGACAGACTGCTAGCACAGAAACCGAAGCCCGGCACCGGTGGGCGTTGGGATAAAAAGGCTGCTGCCAAACACAGTAAACAGTGGGGGCAAGTAGCAATTAGAGCAATGGGAGTTAGATAG
- a CDS encoding Gp15 family bacteriophage protein, with the protein MLDLSRKLTDKLVIDDEEFPLNLSFDNVLRLFEMWRDEDVPEFVKPHFGIRILTGENLEDFTVEEMSEVFNEVFEEHISLSTVEDNHVEYDLAGNPMKTTASNGKQEQAPYDIRFDGDYIYASFLQAYGIDLFDVQGKLHWKKFNALLSGLPEGTKFMEVIKIRKWKPQKGDSAEYKEEMRRLQKDYALPYEIVEEEEEYEEEF; encoded by the coding sequence ATGCTAGATCTATCACGAAAACTAACAGACAAGTTAGTAATCGATGATGAAGAATTTCCTCTTAATCTGTCGTTTGATAATGTTCTACGGCTCTTTGAGATGTGGAGGGATGAAGACGTCCCAGAGTTTGTTAAACCACACTTTGGCATTCGTATTTTGACTGGTGAGAACTTGGAAGATTTCACTGTCGAGGAAATGTCCGAGGTGTTCAACGAGGTTTTCGAAGAACATATCAGCCTTTCAACAGTCGAGGACAACCATGTCGAGTATGACTTGGCAGGAAACCCTATGAAGACTACTGCAAGCAATGGCAAGCAAGAGCAGGCGCCTTATGATATTCGGTTCGATGGTGACTACATCTATGCGTCATTCTTGCAAGCCTATGGCATTGATTTATTCGACGTCCAAGGCAAGCTTCACTGGAAGAAATTCAACGCTCTACTTTCTGGGCTACCAGAGGGCACCAAGTTCATGGAAGTTATCAAAATCCGGAAATGGAAACCACAAAAGGGCGACTCAGCAGAGTACAAAGAGGAAATGCGTAGACTTCAGAAAGATTATGCTCTCCCTTACGAGATTGTCGAGGAAGAAGAGGAATACGAAGAAGAATTTTAG
- a CDS encoding phage tail tube protein has translation MAKFKNAIRKHYIAPYDPEHPDTPPTDDKYMWIAKGIKESAPENDAEDDDVAYFDGDGTKEKVITSKSRGRSFEGHRDYADKAQNFVVDKEDAVADDLIVWYKEVTADGKTYKEGLARLSEIEIGDGEASELETIKFQVNWSRTPEKHDISGTPVAAAAASGTGSETSGRTASPEPSRSGASSETGTPGIGG, from the coding sequence ATGGCTAAATTTAAAAATGCGATTCGCAAACACTATATCGCACCTTACGACCCAGAACATCCAGACACTCCACCAACTGATGACAAATATATGTGGATTGCCAAGGGCATCAAAGAATCTGCACCAGAGAACGACGCAGAAGACGATGACGTGGCATACTTTGACGGCGATGGTACAAAAGAAAAAGTTATTACTTCAAAATCTCGTGGGCGCTCATTCGAAGGCCACCGTGATTATGCTGACAAAGCTCAAAACTTTGTTGTAGACAAGGAAGATGCCGTAGCTGACGACCTTATCGTTTGGTACAAAGAAGTTACCGCTGATGGTAAAACTTACAAAGAAGGCCTTGCACGACTTTCTGAAATCGAAATCGGTGACGGTGAAGCGTCAGAGCTTGAAACAATCAAGTTTCAAGTTAACTGGTCTCGCACACCAGAGAAACACGACATCAGTGGCACACCAGTAGCGGCTGCCGCAGCTTCTGGCACTGGTTCAGAAACTTCTGGACGTACAGCGTCACCAGAACCTAGTCGTTCTGGTGCTTCATCAGAAACTGGTACACCGGGAATCGGTGGGTAA
- a CDS encoding putative minor capsid protein, which translates to MLVDTVTIQKPAGEKDGWGKVTYEEPKTLKPVRFDRAVSHTGSGQNRTENNFSVLMIYPKYTPIELDDSWLNGRVNDTHRDYIIRKIIPQYHPFKHTILCYEVEVI; encoded by the coding sequence ATGTTAGTTGATACTGTCACGATTCAAAAACCAGCGGGAGAGAAGGATGGTTGGGGAAAAGTAACATATGAAGAGCCCAAAACACTTAAACCCGTTAGATTTGATAGGGCTGTATCTCACACCGGCAGTGGTCAAAATCGAACTGAGAATAATTTTTCAGTCCTCATGATCTATCCGAAATACACACCCATTGAGTTGGATGATAGTTGGTTGAATGGTCGAGTAAATGACACTCACCGAGACTACATCATCCGTAAAATTATTCCTCAATATCATCCGTTTAAGCACACTATCTTGTGTTATGAAGTCGAGGTGATTTGA
- a CDS encoding Rho termination factor N-terminal domain-containing protein: MGMLMRRHTIAEQDAPVNDVKEEVTETLEDKTVADLRVIAQQRGLTGISTLTKAELVDLLK; this comes from the coding sequence ATGGGTATGCTAATGCGTCGTCACACTATCGCCGAGCAAGATGCACCCGTTAATGACGTTAAAGAAGAAGTAACTGAAACACTAGAAGACAAGACTGTTGCTGATTTGCGAGTTATCGCACAGCAACGTGGTCTTACTGGCATTTCCACGCTGACTAAAGCGGAACTTGTAGACCTCCTAAAATAA
- a CDS encoding tape measure protein, whose protein sequence is MADGTVTIKALFDGKDAESGAKRIKGALEGLKGSAGKVGSVFKSVLGANLIGGAVMGGLSALGGGIKSMVGELNSATKAWKMFDGNMEQIGMPTAQIQQVKGELQDFATKTIYSASDMASTYSQLAAVGTKNTTELVKGFGGLAAAALDPQQAMKTLSQQATQMAAKPKVQWQDFKLMMEQTPAGIAAVAKEMGMSTDEMVRAVQDGKIKTEDFFDAITRAGNNPVFSKMATEFKTVDQAIDSMKESIGIKLMPQFEKLNQIGIKAVVGLTDAIERMDFNAIADKIGSGLSSLWKGFSNTGALKNLGATFTYISSSIKQLFSKIDGNKLMQGIGSVFGDIANGISQALNIATTSVRSFISSFADTGAFQSFKAAVQDTWNALKTLGSSLGEVLGSSEMQSIISGIASAIGTLVNWISQGISAISRFISAIPPGILNGITSGILAMVAGFMTAKAGISAVGVALKGLDFIKSLNPFKKFGEDAAEGTEQAANSARRSKSTITQLFSGMANVIKSTGTSISTAAKGIGTGLSTAFKGFGQGLKAALQGLKGVSFSTLAGLGTSAAIAAVGIGTAIAIVVASLALLATQSQGVSQILGALGGAISTVVGAIGGAMATVIEAFGTAFGIVVKAVGEAAPGLAKLSPLVEAVGTALGNAAPVITAFGNAWTSILGTLPAIIDAFSGLATALGSAISQIVTAVTPIAQIISNTITAVAQIIANAIVAIAPVVSNCIVQVAQVIGQFGPQIAMVLQVIVQAIQATAPVIMTLIQGIVTVVQTMAPVISQVISAIVTVVQTLAPIISQIISAIVTAITQIVPIITAIGGVISAAFSGIASVVSAAGMAIATAAMGIGAAISTALSGVASIISATGSAIGAALQGIASVVQSVGTSISTAAQGIGNGIKSAFEGISSVITSAGSAISSVLNSLANVFNSIGTAAQKAGSGFNQLANGVVKITNTNLGDMAASLAAVAKGVGSIGNNSAGLAQAGTGMTKLGDGMSKVSSSASSAVSGLTSFSSTITSIQSSFTNLQSLLTTAGTAFSTFSSQASQSLAGLTAIVAPITAFRTQIMTLAPALMVAATGLTQFSTVSMTLTASMTSISSSMTMLTTSLTMLATQLTMITTSMTMMATSSTMLGTSLTLVGTQFTMIGTSLMMLNSQFMMFATSLMQLTSQLMMAGSAVTMFGAQLMTAQTGFSMVSMMATMVSSQLAMLASSAQMAGAGLAMVSAQVMMLASVFATAGAAAMTLQATMMSLGMAVSAGMMSAVQAVTSGAMQMTAALRSSGMQMVASTQAFMNQIVSAVRNGMNQVVAAIRAGGAQMVSAMQASGQQLVAVTQAAVNQAAAAARAGYGAFFSAGAYMGQGLAAGLMSALGAVTAAANALVAQAERAAQAKAKIHSPSHLFRDQVGWYIGLGIARGIDESAPEVANSLDYIRDQVNGFNVRANAMLTGATSNMASQLKMEVLRDKTPDATISARQEAYAAHSAGLLNDVIDALADVREQIAQGQNMVLDTGALVGGTVNNFNSAIDTIKTLKGRHRL, encoded by the coding sequence ATGGCAGATGGTACAGTCACCATCAAGGCGTTGTTTGACGGAAAGGACGCTGAAAGTGGGGCTAAACGTATCAAAGGGGCGTTAGAGGGCTTGAAAGGCTCAGCCGGCAAGGTCGGTTCGGTCTTTAAATCTGTATTGGGTGCTAACCTTATCGGTGGTGCCGTTATGGGTGGTCTCAGTGCTCTTGGTGGTGGTATCAAATCCATGGTCGGTGAGCTTAACAGTGCAACAAAGGCTTGGAAAATGTTCGATGGAAACATGGAACAGATTGGGATGCCTACCGCTCAAATTCAGCAAGTAAAAGGCGAGTTGCAAGATTTTGCCACTAAAACTATCTATTCAGCGTCCGATATGGCTTCTACTTACTCACAGTTAGCAGCCGTCGGAACGAAGAACACAACCGAGCTCGTTAAAGGCTTTGGCGGTCTTGCAGCAGCAGCCTTGGATCCACAACAAGCCATGAAGACCTTGAGCCAACAAGCGACCCAAATGGCCGCTAAGCCAAAAGTTCAGTGGCAAGACTTCAAGCTCATGATGGAACAAACGCCCGCCGGTATCGCAGCAGTAGCCAAGGAAATGGGCATGAGTACCGATGAAATGGTTAGAGCTGTCCAAGACGGCAAGATTAAGACCGAGGACTTCTTTGACGCTATCACAAGAGCTGGTAACAACCCAGTATTCAGTAAGATGGCCACGGAGTTCAAGACTGTTGACCAAGCTATCGATAGTATGAAAGAGTCTATCGGTATTAAGCTGATGCCACAGTTTGAAAAACTCAATCAGATTGGTATCAAGGCAGTTGTCGGGCTAACTGATGCTATTGAAAGAATGGATTTCAACGCTATTGCCGACAAGATTGGCAGTGGTTTGTCTTCACTTTGGAAGGGTTTCTCAAATACAGGAGCCTTGAAAAATCTAGGTGCGACTTTTACTTACATTTCAAGTTCAATCAAGCAACTATTTAGCAAGATTGACGGGAACAAGCTTATGCAGGGCATTGGCTCAGTATTTGGGGACATTGCTAACGGTATTTCACAAGCCTTGAATATTGCCACGACATCAGTTAGAAGCTTCATCAGCTCGTTTGCTGATACTGGAGCGTTTCAATCGTTTAAGGCAGCAGTGCAAGATACTTGGAACGCACTTAAAACCCTCGGTTCGTCACTAGGCGAGGTTTTAGGCAGCTCAGAGATGCAATCTATCATATCTGGGATTGCATCAGCTATCGGAACGCTTGTTAACTGGATTTCTCAAGGAATTTCAGCAATATCTAGGTTCATTAGTGCAATACCACCGGGCATCTTAAACGGTATCACTAGCGGTATTTTGGCAATGGTAGCAGGTTTCATGACTGCCAAAGCTGGGATTTCAGCGGTAGGCGTTGCATTGAAAGGGTTAGACTTCATCAAGAGTCTAAACCCATTCAAGAAATTCGGAGAGGACGCTGCAGAAGGAACAGAGCAAGCTGCCAACAGTGCTAGACGTTCTAAATCGACGATTACTCAGCTATTTAGTGGAATGGCTAATGTCATTAAATCAACAGGAACTAGCATTTCAACGGCTGCAAAAGGTATCGGAACAGGACTATCAACTGCTTTTAAAGGTTTTGGACAAGGGCTTAAAGCAGCTTTGCAAGGTCTGAAAGGCGTAAGTTTTTCAACATTGGCAGGTTTAGGAACTTCGGCTGCAATCGCAGCGGTCGGAATTGGTACCGCTATTGCTATCGTAGTTGCTTCACTTGCTTTGCTCGCTACTCAATCCCAAGGCGTTTCACAAATCCTTGGCGCTTTAGGTGGTGCAATCAGCACTGTTGTAGGGGCCATTGGTGGTGCGATGGCAACGGTAATTGAAGCGTTCGGGACTGCTTTTGGAATTGTCGTCAAGGCAGTCGGTGAAGCTGCGCCAGGGCTAGCCAAACTTTCACCATTGGTTGAAGCGGTAGGAACTGCTCTAGGCAATGCAGCCCCAGTAATTACAGCGTTTGGGAATGCTTGGACGTCTATTTTAGGGACGTTGCCAGCCATCATTGACGCTTTTAGTGGACTGGCTACCGCCCTAGGCTCAGCGATTAGCCAGATAGTTACAGCAGTAACTCCGATTGCCCAAATTATCAGTAACACAATTACGGCAGTAGCTCAAATCATTGCTAACGCTATCGTGGCAATCGCTCCGGTTGTTTCAAATTGCATCGTTCAAGTTGCTCAAGTAATCGGGCAATTCGGACCACAAATTGCAATGGTCTTACAAGTGATTGTCCAAGCTATTCAAGCAACGGCCCCAGTTATTATGACCTTGATTCAAGGGATTGTGACAGTCGTTCAGACAATGGCACCGGTCATTAGTCAAGTGATTTCTGCAATCGTTACAGTCGTTCAAACACTTGCACCTATCATCAGCCAAATCATTTCAGCGATTGTAACAGCAATCACTCAAATAGTGCCTATCATAACGGCCATTGGGGGTGTGATCAGTGCTGCATTTAGTGGCATTGCATCGGTTGTGTCAGCGGCAGGAATGGCAATCGCTACGGCTGCAATGGGTATTGGTGCGGCTATTAGTACGGCTCTAAGTGGTGTGGCAAGCATTATTAGTGCTACTGGTTCAGCTATCGGAGCAGCCTTGCAAGGCATAGCCAGCGTAGTGCAGTCAGTCGGAACGTCAATCAGCACAGCGGCTCAAGGTATCGGAAACGGCATCAAGTCAGCGTTTGAAGGAATTTCAAGCGTGATTACATCAGCAGGTAGTGCAATCAGTAGTGTATTGAATAGCCTAGCTAACGTGTTCAACTCAATCGGTACCGCAGCACAAAAGGCAGGGTCTGGATTCAATCAGCTCGCTAATGGTGTGGTTAAGATTACCAACACAAACTTAGGAGACATGGCTGCATCTCTTGCAGCAGTGGCCAAAGGTGTTGGGTCTATCGGTAACAACTCAGCAGGGCTTGCTCAAGCTGGTACTGGTATGACTAAGCTTGGAGATGGTATGAGCAAGGTGTCTAGTTCAGCATCTAGTGCTGTATCTGGTCTGACATCATTCTCCAGCACGATTACAAGCATTCAATCATCATTCACTAACTTACAATCACTACTCACTACAGCAGGAACAGCGTTCAGCACGTTCTCTAGTCAAGCTAGTCAATCGCTAGCTGGTTTAACGGCTATTGTAGCCCCTATCACAGCGTTTAGAACACAAATCATGACACTAGCACCAGCTTTGATGGTGGCAGCGACTGGATTAACTCAGTTCAGTACAGTTTCAATGACGTTGACTGCTAGCATGACTTCTATCAGCTCAAGCATGACTATGTTAACTACTAGCTTAACGATGTTAGCTACTCAGTTAACTATGATCACTACGAGCATGACCATGATGGCTACTAGCTCAACTATGCTAGGTACTAGCTTAACTCTTGTAGGTACTCAATTCACTATGATTGGTACTTCACTAATGATGCTTAACAGTCAATTCATGATGTTCGCTACATCATTGATGCAACTGACATCACAGCTTATGATGGCAGGTTCAGCAGTTACCATGTTTGGTGCTCAACTCATGACCGCTCAGACTGGTTTCAGCATGGTTTCCATGATGGCGACTATGGTATCTAGTCAGCTTGCTATGCTTGCTAGCTCAGCCCAAATGGCAGGAGCAGGGCTTGCTATGGTAAGTGCTCAAGTCATGATGCTTGCTAGTGTATTTGCTACAGCCGGAGCAGCAGCAATGACATTGCAAGCAACAATGATGTCGCTAGGTATGGCAGTAAGTGCAGGCATGATGTCAGCAGTTCAAGCGGTAACGTCTGGAGCTATGCAAATGACGGCGGCTCTACGTTCTAGCGGTATGCAAATGGTTGCTAGTACGCAAGCCTTCATGAATCAAATCGTCTCAGCGGTTAGAAACGGCATGAATCAAGTGGTTGCCGCTATTCGTGCCGGTGGTGCTCAAATGGTATCAGCCATGCAAGCGAGCGGACAACAATTAGTCGCAGTTACGCAAGCAGCGGTTAACCAAGCAGCAGCCGCAGCAAGAGCCGGTTATGGTGCTTTCTTCTCAGCGGGTGCTTACATGGGTCAAGGTCTTGCCGCTGGTCTGATGTCAGCTCTTGGAGCAGTTACAGCAGCAGCAAACGCCCTAGTCGCACAAGCGGAACGAGCTGCACAAGCTAAAGCCAAAATCCACTCACCTTCACACCTTTTCCGTGACCAAGTTGGTTGGTATATCGGTCTTGGTATTGCACGAGGTATCGACGAATCAGCTCCAGAGGTAGCTAATAGTCTTGACTACATCCGTGACCAAGTCAACGGCTTCAATGTTCGAGCTAATGCAATGCTCACTGGTGCCACTTCAAACATGGCTAGTCAGCTTAAGATGGAAGTCTTGCGAGATAAAACCCCAGATGCAACTATCTCAGCACGTCAAGAAGCGTATGCTGCACACTCAGCGGGCTTACTTAATGATGTGATTGATGCTCTAGCAGATGTTAGAGAACAAATCGCACAAGGCCAAAACATGGTACTTGATACCGGTGCATTGGTCGGTGGTACAGTTAATAACTTCAACAGTGCCATTGATACGATTAAAACACTGAAAGGACGACACAGATTATGA
- a CDS encoding phage tail protein, which yields MTATGTIEIFNVSHTGYSIKVSGASVDGGFKGMFFPTWSRKEYYSEEWKTVTDRDDIFWYRGVEWGGNWYCTINVSDHNYDAGEYFTHIYFYRGDGDLVGLAARTIVVPDPPKKTRKKGGYAVYWWPSIHDRRGDKLLRTTAGRKTIHNPYSAKGGKIIAGEITQALNTIHEFTFAIPFTHPMYNKMVPFKSIVEVVNLYDDTIEFVGRVLTTTNEMTTDGFAQKVTCEDFLSFLHDSSQWFQKLPNRGAAQYLQEMVKVANSQVEDYKRYILNSVTVNSRTDKPYRYIGYESSWDCVRERIINNIGGYLRVSERNATLHLDWTKDIGEVKKSPIQIGKNIKSASRLLDFDGLATQIMPVGADIQKDHPDEDQSPDVTREQITIWNVNNHSLYLEDKELVKEFGIIRKPVIWTEIDNPSVLLARGKQYLRNQKIALAKWTISAVERYLVDDRYDKFEIGNKHPIINAPLSGIETLQILEKKIDILTPQSVELTIGSQSQSLAAYQLQLQEAENSIERVKQNTSTTDKAKRLKALQSQLTSLKNRPATEPIAPTAPNPPKPDATQGELTAYDKAFADYLAAKANYDNQLTSFNMDEQERTRTIKDVEAEITRLQNELKEGGN from the coding sequence ATGACAGCTACTGGAACAATTGAAATATTCAACGTTAGCCACACTGGGTACTCCATAAAAGTGTCTGGCGCCAGTGTTGACGGTGGATTTAAAGGGATGTTCTTCCCGACTTGGAGCAGAAAAGAATATTATTCAGAAGAGTGGAAAACGGTCACAGATAGAGATGATATATTTTGGTATCGTGGCGTAGAGTGGGGCGGTAATTGGTACTGTACTATTAATGTTTCTGACCACAATTACGATGCAGGCGAGTATTTCACTCACATTTATTTCTACCGTGGTGATGGCGACTTGGTTGGTCTTGCCGCCAGAACAATTGTCGTACCAGACCCTCCAAAGAAAACTCGGAAAAAGGGTGGCTATGCAGTTTATTGGTGGCCTAGCATTCATGATAGACGTGGGGATAAGCTCCTTCGCACTACTGCGGGACGGAAGACGATCCACAACCCTTATAGTGCAAAAGGTGGAAAAATCATCGCTGGTGAGATTACTCAAGCATTAAATACCATTCATGAATTTACGTTTGCAATTCCATTCACACACCCAATGTACAATAAAATGGTGCCGTTTAAGTCCATTGTTGAAGTGGTTAACCTATATGATGATACTATTGAATTTGTCGGACGAGTGTTGACAACTACTAACGAAATGACCACGGATGGGTTCGCTCAGAAGGTAACGTGTGAAGATTTCCTCTCGTTCCTTCACGATTCATCACAATGGTTCCAGAAATTGCCAAACCGTGGCGCTGCTCAGTATTTGCAAGAGATGGTGAAAGTCGCAAACAGTCAAGTTGAAGACTATAAGCGCTACATTTTAAATAGCGTGACTGTTAATAGTAGAACAGATAAGCCTTATCGGTACATCGGCTATGAATCTAGTTGGGATTGTGTCCGAGAGCGTATCATTAACAATATCGGCGGGTATTTAAGAGTTAGCGAGCGGAACGCCACGCTGCATTTAGATTGGACGAAAGACATTGGTGAGGTCAAGAAGTCACCGATTCAAATTGGTAAAAACATCAAGTCTGCTAGTCGTTTACTTGATTTTGACGGACTTGCTACTCAAATTATGCCAGTCGGTGCAGATATTCAAAAAGACCACCCAGACGAAGACCAAAGCCCCGATGTTACAAGGGAACAGATTACCATTTGGAATGTCAATAACCATAGTTTGTATCTTGAAGATAAGGAACTTGTCAAGGAGTTTGGCATCATCCGTAAACCCGTAATCTGGACGGAAATTGACAACCCTAGTGTCCTATTGGCTCGTGGTAAGCAGTATTTGAGAAACCAAAAAATCGCCCTCGCAAAATGGACGATTTCAGCAGTTGAGCGCTATTTGGTTGATGACCGATACGATAAGTTTGAGATTGGGAACAAGCACCCAATTATCAATGCGCCTCTTTCCGGCATTGAAACTTTGCAAATTTTGGAGAAAAAAATTGATATACTGACCCCACAATCAGTCGAATTGACTATTGGTTCACAATCTCAATCACTTGCAGCCTATCAATTGCAATTACAAGAGGCCGAAAACTCTATCGAGCGTGTCAAACAGAACACTTCAACTACTGATAAGGCTAAACGTTTGAAGGCTCTACAAAGTCAGCTTACATCGCTTAAGAACAGACCTGCCACAGAGCCGATAGCACCTACGGCGCCAAACCCACCTAAACCAGACGCTACGCAAGGTGAATTGACTGCGTATGATAAAGCGTTCGCTGATTATCTCGCAGCTAAAGCTAATTACGACAATCAGTTAACTTCATTCAACATGGATGAACAAGAACGTACTAGGACGATTAAGGATGTAGAAGCCGAAATCACACGATTGCAAAATGAATTAAAAGAAGGAGGTAACTAA